A genomic stretch from Etheostoma spectabile isolate EspeVRDwgs_2016 unplaced genomic scaffold, UIUC_Espe_1.0 scaffold00019272, whole genome shotgun sequence includes:
- the LOC116684200 gene encoding GTP-binding protein Di-Ras1: LLWKRCANFPPVPLQVVAIKGTVESIPIMLVGNKSDETAQREVEAKEAEAQATAWKCAFMETSAKTNSNVKELFQELLSLEKKRDMSLGIDGKRSGRQTRADKLKGKCSIM; the protein is encoded by the coding sequence CTTCTCTGGAAACGTTGTGCTAACTTCCCCCCCGTCCCCCTCCAGGTCGTGGCCATCAAAGGCACCGTGGAGTCCATTCCCATCATGCTCGTGGGCAACAAGAGCGACGAGACGGCCCAGCGCGAGGTGGAGGCGAAGGAGGCCGAGGCCCAGGCCACCGCCTGGAAGTGTGCCTTCATGGAGACGTCGGCCAAGACCAACTCCAACGTGAAGGAGCTGTTCCAGGAGCTGCTGTCCCTGGAGAAGAAGCGGGACATGAGCCTGGGCATCGACGGCAAGCGCTCGGGGAGACAGACCCGTGCCGACAAGCTGAAGGGGAAGTGCAGCATCATGTAG